One window of Pyrus communis chromosome 12, drPyrComm1.1, whole genome shotgun sequence genomic DNA carries:
- the LOC137710973 gene encoding transcription factor bHLH137, which produces MAAFSYQNPHHPSLLDSIFLPNSPTTNNINTDSNFSQSFYPSEPLTQEIQADNNSRAVESSCTMDHSSTKVAFSDNENDPSVTKNKSTESSIVVDVDRLEIGDQVTQKVTPMGKKRKSRTGSSFNSAQSKGTKEQKGKKQKKIDGGTKKDEEKKIKSDEEDQVKAREGPPTGYIHVRARRGQATDSHSLAERVRRQKISERMKMLQRLVPGCDKITGRAVMLDEIINYVQSLQNQVEFLSMKLDSSNPMFYDFGMDLGALLVKPERLCSMESPYQSVQTQPTPFADTSIDITATTAAAAAAFTTNNNCPFLDSSASLLLQRPNTFSQDSESLLWDVEDQRQSFLNPSGFSNSNLCSFN; this is translated from the exons ATGGCAGCCTTTTCATACCAAAATCCCCACCACCCTTCTCTCCTTGACTCAATTTTCTTGCCCAACTCTCCTACTACCAATAACATCAACACTGACAGTAACTTCTCTCAATCTTTTTACCCATCTGAGCCTTTAACCCAGGAAATTCAAGCTGATAATAATTCAAGAGCCGTTGAAAGCAGCTGCACTATGGATCATAGCTCTACTAAGGTTGCTTTTAGTGACAATGAGAATGATCCTTCTGTGACCAAAAACAAGAGCACAGAGTCCTCAATTGTTGTGGATGTGGATAGGCTTGAAATTGGTGATCAGGTCACTCAGAAAGTGACTCCTATGGGCAAGAAGAGAAAATCCAGAACTGGATCATCCTTCAATTCTGCTCAATCCAAG GGTACTAAAGAGCAGAAGGGAAAGAAGCAAAAGAAGATTGATGGCGGTACCAAGAAAGATGAGGAAAAGAAGATTAAATCAGATGAAGAAGACCAGGTGAAAGCAAGAGAAGGACCTCCAACTGGCTACATTCATGTTAGAGCAAGGAGGGGTCAGGCTACAGATAGTCACAGCCTTGCAGAAAGG GTAAGAAGACAGAAAATTAGTGAGAGGATGAAGATGTTGCAAAGACTTGTTCCAGGCTGTGACAAG ataACTGGAAGGGCAGTCATGCTGGATGAAATTATCAATTATGTTCAGTCCCTACAAAATCAAGTGGAG ttccTCTCAATGAAACTTGATTCTTCGAATCCAATGTTCTACGACTTTGGAATGGACCTTGGTGCTTTGTTGGTCAAACCAGAG AGATTGTGTAGCATGGAATCACCATATCAATCTGTGCAAACACAGCCAACACCTTTTGCTGATACATCCATCGACATCACCGCCACCACTGCCGCTGCCGCTGCCGCCTTCACCACAAATAACAACTGTCCTTTTCTAGACAGTTCAGCTTCACTTCTACTTCAAAGGCCAAATACCTTCTCTCAG GACAGTGAGAGCTTGTTGTGGGATGTGGAAGATCAAAGACAAAGCTTTCTTAATCCATCTGGTTTCAGCAACAGCAACTTGTGTTCTTTCAATTAA